One Insulibacter thermoxylanivorax genomic region harbors:
- a CDS encoding flagellar basal body-associated FliL family protein, with protein MFKNRILNVVVIILVCVTLLVCAAAIVWMFVINKDNLLNTAGQAANLAAQTEARRLTAEEIVARTSLLDNVTTNLADKNHVVSISLAFQLDNERAYSEFETLKPLKIKPIVLKLLHTTHPDELFEENGFDNLAAQLMNEINPLLTLGKITQIDITSFVVDRL; from the coding sequence TTGTTCAAGAATAGAATCTTAAACGTCGTCGTCATCATCTTGGTCTGTGTGACATTATTGGTGTGCGCCGCTGCCATCGTATGGATGTTCGTCATCAACAAGGACAATTTGCTGAACACGGCTGGTCAAGCTGCAAATCTAGCTGCACAGACGGAAGCCAGGAGACTAACCGCTGAGGAGATCGTTGCGCGCACTTCGTTACTGGATAACGTAACTACGAATCTTGCTGACAAGAATCATGTGGTCAGCATCAGCCTGGCTTTTCAATTGGACAATGAGCGGGCTTATTCTGAATTCGAGACGCTCAAACCGCTGAAGATCAAACCGATCGTGTTGAAACTGCTTCATACGACGCATCCAGATGAACTGTTCGAGGAGAACGGCTTCGATAATTTAGCGGCACAGTTGATGAATGAGATTAATCCTCTGTTAACCTTGGGCAAAATCACGCAAATCGATATTACAAGCTTCGTCGTCGATAGATTATAA
- a CDS encoding flagellar FlbD family protein — translation MITVTRLNGSRVTVNALLIETIEEIPDTVICLTTGNKIIVQEDVPAVIEKIQAYLSKIGFIQATVKSHDSEG, via the coding sequence TTGATAACCGTAACCAGGCTTAATGGTTCGCGTGTAACGGTGAATGCACTGTTGATCGAAACGATCGAGGAGATTCCGGATACCGTCATCTGTCTGACGACGGGGAACAAGATCATCGTGCAGGAAGATGTTCCCGCAGTGATCGAGAAGATTCAAGCCTACCTAAGCAAGATCGGTTTCATACAGGCAACCGTGAAGAGCCATGATTCGGAGGGATGA
- the flgG gene encoding flagellar basal body rod protein FlgG — MLRSLYSGVSGMRGFQTKLDVIGNNIANVNTAGFKASRVTFKDMLSQTLQGVTAPTEGRGGVNPMQIGLGSQIAAITTIHTGGSAMTTNNVLDLRIDGDGFFAVIANEDQEIPYLTRLGSFTLDAEGKLVTHDGLLVLSSDGEPIIMEDDWTSISISQTGEIIAKNQEGDTVNTEIFIGLINVVNPAGLEKLGNSLYQITPNAVFEGEWELTTAANMEMGTGSIISGQLEMSNVDLTTEFTEMIIAQRGFQANSRIITTSDEILQELVNLKR; from the coding sequence ATGCTAAGATCATTGTATTCGGGCGTATCCGGAATGCGCGGGTTTCAGACGAAACTCGACGTGATCGGCAATAACATCGCAAACGTGAATACAGCGGGCTTCAAAGCCTCCAGAGTGACTTTTAAAGACATGCTCAGCCAGACGCTGCAAGGTGTTACGGCACCGACGGAAGGCCGCGGCGGTGTGAACCCGATGCAGATCGGTCTTGGTTCACAGATCGCAGCGATCACAACGATCCACACCGGCGGCAGTGCGATGACTACGAACAATGTATTGGATCTTCGCATCGACGGTGACGGATTCTTCGCGGTCATCGCGAACGAGGACCAGGAGATCCCTTACCTTACTCGCTTAGGGAGCTTCACCCTGGATGCGGAAGGCAAGCTGGTTACCCACGATGGACTGCTGGTACTGAGCAGCGACGGCGAGCCGATCATCATGGAAGATGATTGGACTTCAATCTCGATCTCCCAGACCGGTGAGATCATCGCTAAGAACCAGGAAGGCGATACGGTGAACACTGAGATCTTCATCGGTTTGATCAATGTGGTGAACCCGGCGGGACTGGAGAAGCTCGGGAACAGTTTGTATCAGATCACGCCTAACGCCGTCTTCGAAGGGGAATGGGAACTGACCACAGCTGCTAACATGGAGATGGGTACAGGCAGCATTATCTCCGGACAGCTGGAGATGTCGAACGTTGATCTCACCACAGAATTCACGGAGATGATCATCGCACAACGCGGATTCCAAGCGAACTCCAGGATCATCACCACTTCGGATGAGATCTTGCAAGAGCTGGTAAATCTGAAACGATAA
- a CDS encoding TIGR02530 family flagellar biosynthesis protein, whose protein sequence is MTDKITAGQLYQRIQPVIQQSSRAAKPAERSAEPRSFEQLLQANLLKFSHHAEARLLQRGIRMNAESLAKLEKAVRQAEAKGAKESLILTSDAAFIVNVKNRTVVTAIDHASLQQHVFTQIDSAVIVDA, encoded by the coding sequence ATGACGGATAAGATCACAGCAGGTCAGTTATATCAGCGCATCCAGCCCGTTATACAGCAGTCGTCCAGAGCGGCTAAACCTGCAGAAAGAAGTGCGGAGCCCCGTTCCTTCGAGCAGCTTCTGCAAGCGAACCTGCTGAAGTTCAGTCATCATGCTGAAGCGAGGCTGCTGCAGCGGGGAATTCGCATGAATGCGGAATCCTTGGCCAAGCTGGAGAAAGCCGTGCGTCAAGCCGAGGCAAAGGGAGCTAAGGAATCGCTGATCTTGACCTCCGATGCGGCATTCATCGTCAATGTCAAGAATCGGACTGTCGTCACAGCGATTGATCACGCATCCCTGCAGCAGCATGTGTTTACACAGATCGACAGCGCCGTGATCGTAGATGCTTAG
- the flgD gene encoding flagellar hook assembly protein FlgD, protein MTTIIPGTARSTAMEQKTMTSGQSSANNTILGKDDFLRLLVTQLANQDPTNPMEDREFIAQMAQFSSLEQMNNVANEIRGLRRMLSLSSDLIGATVEWHDGGDSLRSGVVDAIVLRDGEPFIVIGDEEITYDQIVRITRTASEEPPAAEDPPAPEEPQDEGGELNDG, encoded by the coding sequence TTGACGACGATCATACCAGGAACAGCAAGATCAACGGCCATGGAACAGAAGACGATGACCAGCGGGCAGTCATCAGCCAACAATACGATCCTTGGCAAGGATGATTTCCTGCGGTTATTGGTTACTCAGCTCGCTAACCAGGACCCTACGAATCCAATGGAAGACCGGGAATTCATTGCGCAGATGGCGCAGTTCAGCTCCCTTGAACAGATGAATAATGTAGCCAATGAGATTCGGGGGCTTAGGAGGATGTTAAGCCTGTCTTCCGATCTCATAGGCGCCACCGTAGAGTGGCATGACGGCGGGGATTCCCTTCGCAGCGGCGTAGTGGATGCGATCGTGCTGCGTGATGGAGAACCGTTCATCGTCATCGGCGATGAGGAGATCACGTACGATCAGATCGTACGCATCACGCGGACAGCGAGCGAAGAGCCGCCGGCAGCTGAGGATCCGCCGGCACCCGAGGAGCCGCAGGATGAAGGCGGTGAGCTGAATGACGGATAA
- a CDS encoding flagellar hook-length control protein FliK has product MQMLLTDMLSSQGSPQRVNGSTGSAGMPARVDSSARQAGGFRQLLARITAQGEMQDAGTMAQAGQLLGANELMPLMNPGSSELEGAEALAWLLQTLDLLQRAEAEFESFIEQHPELAQFLAATLANTVLPDEAETFASDEGAVKTSLQHKSALPGQLKDRIQQFITKLSSNGTSDHQQVLGQAKEFKQALQPLLAAYQDQAELELAPSPANQSALLRGHEGILRSHDGSALQLQPFEVPASGEKSQHIAMTNGARMAETPQQGQMVVHVTKKGMLPRTDLLRPELLNLALSDAVETAVSDAKPVDGAALVTLSGEPLQLTLEQAVPRQHAHPMPTHVPVHRFAEELSQFAVRSFQINQLLSGRTEARITLVPEHLGHVEIQLTMQNGQLTAQLITETAHGREMLEQQIAALRTALQTQGIQVERLEVTQQQTLSASTFLKDQSQQQSRSYEQQQRSNAKTHDEELIEVGYDLSWIDTDPEEHTGRSSFHATA; this is encoded by the coding sequence ATGCAGATGTTGTTGACGGATATGCTGTCGTCACAGGGCTCGCCGCAGCGTGTTAATGGCAGCACTGGAAGTGCAGGGATGCCTGCAAGGGTGGATTCCTCTGCACGGCAAGCGGGCGGCTTCCGCCAATTGCTCGCACGGATCACCGCGCAGGGAGAGATGCAGGATGCCGGAACTATGGCTCAGGCAGGACAGCTGCTCGGGGCGAACGAACTGATGCCTCTTATGAATCCGGGATCATCTGAGCTTGAGGGAGCCGAGGCTCTGGCATGGCTGCTGCAAACCCTGGACTTGCTCCAGCGTGCAGAGGCGGAGTTCGAAAGCTTCATCGAACAACACCCTGAACTCGCTCAGTTCCTGGCCGCAACCCTAGCGAATACCGTGCTTCCAGATGAAGCAGAGACGTTCGCCTCCGATGAAGGGGCTGTGAAGACCTCTCTGCAGCATAAATCAGCGCTGCCAGGCCAGCTTAAGGACCGGATCCAGCAGTTCATCACGAAGTTGTCCTCTAATGGGACTAGTGATCATCAGCAAGTGCTAGGACAGGCAAAGGAATTCAAGCAGGCGCTCCAGCCGCTTCTGGCCGCTTATCAAGATCAAGCGGAACTTGAGCTTGCACCTTCGCCGGCGAACCAGTCAGCATTACTTCGCGGACATGAAGGGATCCTTCGGAGCCATGACGGTTCTGCACTGCAGCTTCAGCCATTCGAAGTACCTGCTTCCGGGGAAAAATCGCAGCATATCGCGATGACGAATGGTGCACGAATGGCTGAAACGCCGCAACAAGGACAAATGGTCGTACATGTGACGAAGAAAGGAATGCTGCCAAGAACGGACCTGCTCCGACCAGAACTGCTGAATCTTGCTCTGAGTGATGCAGTGGAAACAGCGGTATCAGATGCGAAACCGGTTGATGGCGCTGCGCTTGTAACACTGTCCGGGGAACCGTTGCAGTTGACTTTGGAACAGGCGGTGCCTAGACAACATGCTCATCCGATGCCAACCCATGTGCCGGTTCACCGCTTCGCGGAAGAACTGAGCCAGTTCGCAGTTCGCTCGTTCCAGATCAATCAACTGTTGAGCGGCAGAACAGAAGCGCGTATCACCCTCGTACCAGAGCATCTAGGGCATGTTGAGATCCAACTGACGATGCAAAACGGCCAGCTCACGGCACAATTGATCACTGAAACCGCACATGGCCGTGAGATGTTGGAGCAGCAGATCGCTGCGCTGCGCACAGCACTGCAAACCCAGGGCATACAGGTCGAGCGGCTGGAAGTGACGCAGCAACAGACGCTGTCGGCTTCCACGTTCCTGAAAGATCAAAGCCAGCAGCAGTCGAGATCGTACGAACAGCAGCAGCGTTCTAACGCGAAGACCCATGATGAAGAACTCATCGAGGTCGGCTACGATCTGTCCTGGATCGATACAGATCCGGAGGAGCATACAGGCAGAAGTTCGTTCCACGCAACAGCGTAA
- a CDS encoding MotE family protein: protein MTNANANTERATYTAFERFLYYFLIPLIYSSVLVFVLFIIFNEDVRTSFLRTANQIPVIRELVPDVKQEDPRAYEQIMEDPEVKRLQQEAKQQVAVLESELRSAIEASRQKDSEIAALQERIAELETLRTDQEVSSEQYEENLRSLARMYANMRPSKAAPILENLSKGELVQVLSYMTMDQRSALLERMDPETAAEVTSMMIDMESIENAQITALKERIQQLETELAGRADALTTEQLAATFAVMDASSAANVLLEMLKQNEGEVINILRAMELPSRSAILAQISDLDKSAAARLSSKLSG from the coding sequence ATGACTAATGCAAATGCGAATACAGAGCGTGCAACCTACACTGCATTTGAGCGCTTCTTGTATTACTTCCTCATACCGCTGATCTATTCCTCAGTGCTCGTGTTTGTATTGTTCATCATCTTCAATGAAGATGTGCGGACGTCCTTTCTAAGGACAGCGAACCAGATTCCGGTGATCCGCGAGCTGGTGCCCGATGTGAAGCAGGAGGATCCGCGCGCCTATGAGCAGATCATGGAGGATCCGGAAGTCAAACGATTGCAGCAAGAAGCTAAGCAACAAGTGGCGGTATTAGAGAGCGAACTCCGGTCAGCCATCGAAGCGAGCAGGCAGAAGGACAGTGAGATCGCCGCACTCCAGGAAAGAATTGCAGAACTTGAAACGCTAAGAACTGACCAAGAGGTGAGCTCAGAGCAATATGAAGAGAATCTGCGCTCACTGGCCAGGATGTATGCCAACATGAGGCCGAGCAAAGCTGCTCCGATCTTGGAGAACTTGTCCAAGGGAGAACTCGTCCAAGTCCTAAGCTATATGACGATGGACCAGAGAAGTGCACTCTTGGAACGGATGGATCCGGAGACGGCTGCGGAAGTGACGAGCATGATGATCGATATGGAATCGATCGAAAATGCCCAGATCACAGCCCTTAAAGAACGGATCCAGCAGTTGGAGACGGAACTAGCCGGCCGCGCGGATGCCTTAACAACGGAGCAGCTGGCAGCGACCTTCGCCGTGATGGATGCGTCAAGCGCAGCCAATGTTCTGCTTGAGATGCTTAAGCAGAATGAAGGTGAAGTCATCAACATCCTGCGGGCCATGGAATTGCCGTCGCGCTCGGCGATTCTGGCACAGATCTCGGACCTGGACAAATCTGCGGCAGCACGCTTATCGTCCAAACTGAGCGGCTGA
- the fliJ gene encoding flagellar export protein FliJ, whose amino-acid sequence MQKIVDLKSNEKAQAEWILSNALAKLKMEEQSLEQLHATRRSIEELLQESASVKISVAELGVLQDYLQYIDTLIKQKQESLLQAKQDVADKSEQLVSKMKDEKIWLKARDRSFAAFKAEYLRREQLELDEMAAVRFGKT is encoded by the coding sequence TTGCAGAAGATCGTGGACCTCAAGTCCAATGAGAAAGCGCAGGCGGAGTGGATCCTCTCGAATGCGCTGGCAAAGCTAAAGATGGAAGAACAATCCCTGGAACAGCTGCATGCGACGCGGCGTTCGATCGAAGAACTTCTCCAGGAGTCGGCATCCGTTAAGATCTCTGTAGCGGAGCTCGGTGTGCTGCAGGATTATCTTCAGTATATCGATACGCTGATCAAACAGAAGCAGGAATCCCTGCTCCAAGCCAAACAAGATGTGGCAGACAAGAGTGAACAGCTTGTATCGAAGATGAAGGATGAGAAAATCTGGCTCAAAGCCAGAGATCGAAGCTTCGCGGCATTCAAAGCCGAGTATCTCCGCCGGGAACAGCTGGAACTTGATGAGATGGCCGCCGTCCGCTTCGGCAAAACATAA
- the fliI gene encoding flagellar protein export ATPase FliI codes for MIDPVRRNGRVTQVIGLTIESEGPNVSIGDICYIHPRTGKPVMAEVVGFRDNRVIMMPLGDIQAISPGSEVVATGRPLMVRVGHELLGRVLDGLGRPLDGSSLSIHMSSYSTTNTPSNPLHRPRVKEPISVGIRAIDGLLTIGKGQRMGIFAGSGVGKSTLLGMIARNTSADVNVIGLIGERGREVLDFIERDLGPEGLARSVVVVATSDQPALIRIKGALIATSIAEYFRDRGLNVMLMMDSITRYAMALREVGLAVGEPPATRGYPPSVFANLPKLLERAGTSQKGSITAFYTVLVDGDDMNEPIADTVRGILDGHIVLDRKLASRGHYPAIDILPSISRVMNDIVPPEQIAAANRLKRLLSVYRNSEDLINIGAYQAGSNPEIDEAIRMYDTISKFLQQSIYEKVSFSEASEWLIKQFGDG; via the coding sequence ATGATCGATCCGGTGCGCAGGAACGGCCGTGTGACACAGGTCATCGGCCTGACGATTGAATCGGAAGGGCCGAATGTCAGCATCGGCGATATCTGCTATATCCATCCTCGTACGGGCAAACCGGTGATGGCAGAAGTCGTTGGCTTCCGAGACAATCGAGTGATCATGATGCCGCTCGGCGATATTCAAGCGATCTCGCCGGGGAGCGAGGTCGTGGCGACCGGCCGGCCCTTGATGGTCCGGGTCGGACATGAATTGCTTGGCCGGGTGCTCGACGGGCTGGGAAGACCGCTGGACGGTTCTTCGTTGTCCATCCACATGAGTTCGTACTCCACCACCAATACGCCGAGCAATCCCCTGCACAGGCCCCGGGTGAAGGAGCCGATCAGCGTAGGCATTCGAGCGATTGACGGACTCTTGACGATCGGCAAAGGGCAGCGGATGGGGATCTTCGCCGGCTCCGGAGTCGGGAAGAGTACCCTGCTCGGCATGATCGCGCGCAATACCTCTGCAGATGTCAACGTGATCGGACTCATCGGCGAGAGAGGTCGGGAAGTGTTAGATTTCATCGAGCGCGATCTTGGGCCCGAAGGGCTGGCCCGTTCCGTGGTGGTCGTCGCTACTTCCGATCAGCCGGCTTTGATTCGCATCAAAGGCGCGCTGATTGCCACTTCGATCGCAGAGTACTTCCGTGACCGCGGACTGAATGTCATGTTGATGATGGACTCCATCACAAGGTATGCGATGGCCTTGCGGGAGGTAGGACTTGCGGTTGGTGAACCGCCGGCGACGCGGGGTTATCCGCCGTCGGTCTTCGCCAACCTGCCCAAATTGCTCGAACGAGCCGGAACATCGCAAAAAGGTTCTATAACGGCCTTCTACACGGTACTCGTTGATGGTGACGATATGAACGAGCCGATCGCGGATACCGTGCGAGGCATCCTCGACGGACACATCGTCCTCGATCGGAAGCTGGCCAGCCGCGGACACTATCCAGCTATCGATATCCTGCCGAGTATCAGCCGGGTGATGAACGATATCGTCCCGCCTGAGCAGATTGCGGCAGCGAATCGATTGAAACGGCTGCTGTCCGTGTATCGCAATTCGGAAGATTTGATCAATATCGGCGCCTATCAGGCTGGTTCCAATCCTGAGATCGATGAAGCGATTCGCATGTATGATACGATCTCGAAGTTCTTGCAGCAGAGTATCTACGAGAAGGTGTCCTTCTCAGAAGCAAGTGAATGGTTGATCAAACAGTTTGGAGATGGTTAG
- a CDS encoding FliH/SctL family protein encodes MIKSSQYVPLDDKKFIEAATWKPPRRSEKGQAASADASGAHQAADLEQAVRDKQLEAAKEAILAEAREEAERIIAQAREEAEQLRKQAADEIAAWREEQEKEAAAKLETIRREAWEAAYQEGLEKGEQDGRENWKQSIEAAAQVLQDAHAMKKQIISEAEPFLLSLSVEIAESIIGRQLSLQPEWVIEMVQQVLARERRKGVVTLCVSPEQFPFIRESREELEMVLDSQAELQIVPDLSVQGYGCVVRTDFGSLDARIDSQLTEIKQALMQVYASEQGEDQA; translated from the coding sequence GTGATCAAATCCTCCCAATATGTCCCATTGGATGATAAGAAGTTTATCGAGGCGGCGACATGGAAGCCGCCGCGCCGCTCCGAGAAGGGACAAGCTGCTTCTGCCGACGCCTCCGGCGCCCACCAGGCGGCGGATCTGGAACAAGCGGTTCGCGACAAGCAGCTGGAAGCCGCCAAAGAAGCGATCCTTGCTGAGGCAAGAGAGGAAGCCGAGCGGATCATCGCTCAGGCCCGCGAAGAAGCAGAGCAGCTGCGCAAGCAGGCAGCCGACGAGATTGCCGCTTGGCGCGAGGAACAAGAGAAGGAAGCCGCTGCAAAGTTGGAGACGATCAGACGGGAGGCATGGGAAGCAGCGTATCAAGAAGGGTTGGAGAAGGGGGAACAGGACGGACGGGAGAATTGGAAGCAATCGATTGAAGCCGCCGCTCAAGTCCTGCAAGATGCCCACGCGATGAAGAAGCAGATCATCTCGGAAGCAGAGCCCTTCCTCTTGAGTCTGAGTGTGGAGATCGCAGAGTCGATCATCGGGCGGCAGCTGTCTCTTCAGCCGGAATGGGTGATTGAGATGGTGCAGCAGGTGCTTGCGCGCGAACGGCGCAAAGGAGTTGTTACCCTCTGCGTATCGCCGGAGCAGTTCCCGTTCATCCGCGAATCCCGTGAGGAACTCGAGATGGTGCTTGATTCGCAGGCGGAACTGCAGATCGTTCCGGATCTTTCGGTGCAAGGGTACGGCTGTGTCGTGCGCACCGATTTCGGAAGCCTGGATGCACGCATTGATTCGCAGTTGACAGAGATCAAACAAGCGCTCATGCAGGTCTATGCATCCGAACAAGGAGAGGATCAAGCGTGA
- the fliG gene encoding flagellar motor switch protein FliG — translation MPLTGRQKAAILLISLGPEISAEIFKHLREEEIEQLTLEIANVRKVDPEEKEAIMEEFYQICVAQEYITQGGIEYAKDILEKALGPEKAVDILNKLTASLQVRPFDFARKADPSQIFNFIQNENSQTIALVLSYLQPEQASFILSALPQEKQADVAKRIAMMDSTSPEVISQVERVLEQKLSATVTQDYTSAGGIEAIVQILNGVDRGTERTILDSLEIQDPELAEEIKKRMFVFEDIVNLDNRSIQRIIRDVDNSDLQLALKVASEEVREAIFRNMSKRMADTFREEMEYMGPVRLRDVEEAQTRIVATIRRLEEAGEIIIARGGGDDIIV, via the coding sequence ATGCCGTTAACCGGCCGCCAGAAAGCTGCGATCCTGCTGATCTCCCTGGGTCCGGAGATCTCGGCAGAGATCTTCAAACATCTCCGTGAAGAAGAGATCGAACAGCTGACCCTGGAGATTGCCAATGTGCGCAAGGTGGATCCCGAGGAGAAAGAGGCCATCATGGAAGAGTTCTATCAGATCTGCGTTGCGCAAGAGTATATCACGCAGGGCGGTATTGAATACGCCAAGGATATTCTGGAGAAGGCACTGGGGCCGGAGAAGGCAGTTGACATCTTGAATAAGCTGACGGCTTCGCTGCAAGTCCGTCCTTTCGACTTCGCAAGGAAGGCGGATCCTTCGCAGATCTTTAACTTCATACAGAACGAGAACAGCCAGACGATTGCTCTGGTTCTGTCCTATCTTCAACCGGAACAGGCATCGTTCATCCTCTCAGCTCTCCCCCAGGAGAAGCAGGCAGATGTAGCGAAGCGTATCGCGATGATGGACAGCACTTCTCCGGAAGTGATCAGCCAAGTTGAACGCGTCTTGGAACAGAAGTTGTCGGCTACGGTAACCCAAGACTATACGTCGGCTGGCGGCATCGAAGCGATCGTCCAGATCCTGAACGGTGTAGACCGTGGAACTGAGAGGACGATCCTCGACTCCTTGGAGATTCAGGATCCGGAGTTGGCTGAGGAGATCAAGAAGCGGATGTTCGTCTTCGAGGATATCGTCAACCTCGACAACCGTTCGATCCAACGGATCATCCGCGATGTCGACAACAGCGATCTTCAATTGGCGCTCAAGGTGGCCAGCGAAGAAGTGCGCGAAGCGATCTTTCGCAACATGTCCAAAAGGATGGCGGATACCTTCCGCGAAGAGATGGAATACATGGGGCCCGTGCGGCTGCGTGATGTTGAAGAAGCGCAGACCCGTATTGTTGCGACGATTCGCCGCTTAGAAGAAGCGGGTGAGATCATCATCGCCCGCGGTGGAGGAGATGATATCATTGTCTAA
- the fliF gene encoding flagellar basal-body MS-ring/collar protein FliF encodes MNEKLIQYRRRAFEYWNRFSRTHKILIVAIVALMLITIAIVVYNASRTEYSVAFKNLDQADAAAIKNFLDERGIPYEFTPDMSAVGVPTSMVTEVKAAAIQQNLIHSGSIGFGIFRENIGSFGMTENQFQVLKVDALAGEIEKLLFEYQGVVKAKAVVNLPTESAFINTEKEQQASVAIQVRFEPGFRPEQKQIDSMYRTVQMTLPSLPMENIIIADPEGQLIPSFQEDESGSGAAITFSEQMRIKRQIEEDIRSNVEGLLRPIMGHDSVVASVFATVNFDKKNSVEHLVTPVNTVDQKGIEISLQEIQKSFTTEGAPSAGGIVGTGTGDIANYPAADAGGGVTNSEEFEQIVNYEVNRITNEIVRSPYAIMDLTINVGIEPPDPENPDSLTQEMRDAVQRLLVNIVGAALANNGVDYTQEQLEQKVLVFAQPFRGKEAPSAVDQGGAANAWWLYSLAGAAAALLIGGGAFAVARRRRAEAGDIEYIEEPITPTEVPAELPEEPEPLTQEAQIRQQLSNLARNKPEDFVNLLRTWLVDE; translated from the coding sequence GTGAACGAGAAATTGATACAGTACCGGAGACGCGCTTTCGAGTACTGGAATAGATTTAGCCGTACACATAAGATCTTGATTGTCGCAATTGTCGCTCTCATGTTGATTACCATTGCGATCGTCGTTTATAACGCATCTAGGACCGAGTACTCGGTAGCCTTCAAAAATTTGGACCAGGCAGATGCTGCAGCGATCAAGAACTTTCTGGACGAAAGAGGAATTCCCTATGAATTTACGCCGGACATGAGTGCCGTCGGTGTACCGACGAGCATGGTCACCGAGGTGAAGGCTGCTGCCATTCAGCAGAATCTCATACACAGCGGTTCGATCGGGTTCGGGATCTTCAGAGAGAATATCGGATCCTTCGGCATGACGGAGAATCAATTCCAGGTTCTGAAGGTGGATGCGCTGGCAGGGGAAATCGAGAAGCTCCTCTTTGAATATCAAGGAGTGGTCAAAGCGAAGGCCGTCGTGAACCTCCCGACGGAGAGTGCATTTATCAATACGGAAAAAGAACAGCAAGCCAGCGTCGCCATTCAGGTGCGTTTCGAGCCGGGATTCAGACCCGAACAGAAGCAGATCGACAGCATGTACCGCACGGTTCAGATGACGCTGCCGAGCCTGCCGATGGAGAATATCATCATCGCTGATCCAGAGGGGCAGTTGATCCCGTCCTTCCAGGAAGACGAATCCGGAAGCGGAGCTGCGATTACCTTCAGCGAACAGATGAGGATCAAACGGCAGATTGAAGAAGATATACGCAGCAATGTCGAAGGGTTGCTGCGGCCGATCATGGGGCACGATTCGGTGGTGGCCAGCGTGTTTGCTACCGTAAACTTCGATAAGAAGAACAGCGTCGAACACCTGGTTACACCCGTGAACACCGTAGACCAGAAGGGCATCGAGATCAGCTTGCAGGAGATTCAGAAATCCTTTACTACAGAAGGAGCTCCGTCTGCCGGCGGCATCGTCGGTACAGGCACGGGGGATATCGCCAATTACCCGGCTGCCGATGCCGGCGGGGGCGTGACGAATTCCGAGGAATTTGAACAGATCGTCAATTATGAAGTGAACCGCATCACCAATGAGATCGTTAGAAGCCCTTATGCGATCATGGATCTGACGATCAATGTCGGCATTGAGCCGCCGGATCCTGAGAATCCGGATTCCCTGACGCAGGAGATGCGGGATGCCGTGCAGCGGCTGCTGGTCAATATCGTCGGGGCGGCACTTGCGAACAACGGCGTCGACTACACGCAGGAGCAGCTGGAGCAGAAGGTGCTGGTCTTCGCACAGCCGTTCCGCGGCAAGGAAGCTCCCTCGGCTGTTGACCAGGGCGGTGCCGCTAATGCATGGTGGTTGTACTCGCTCGCTGGAGCTGCCGCTGCGCTGCTGATCGGGGGCGGCGCGTTCGCGGTCGCAAGACGCAGACGAGCGGAAGCAGGAGATATCGAATACATCGAAGAACCGATCACACCAACCGAGGTGCCGGCGGAGCTGCCGGAAGAGCCAGAACCGCTCACGCAGGAAGCGCAGATTCGTCAACAGCTCAGCAATCTGGCTCGGAATAAGCCGGAGGATTTTGTGAATCTGTTGCGGACTTGGTTGGTAGACGAATAG
- the fliE gene encoding flagellar hook-basal body complex protein FliE: MDMMKVQHLAPRAVNPAAEQKVGAVDVVKTFGEYLNDALESVNAQKQAADLLTQQFILGQISDVHSVTIAAEKASMALELTVQIRNKVIDAYQEIMRMQL, encoded by the coding sequence ATGGATATGATGAAGGTACAACATCTTGCGCCTAGAGCTGTGAATCCAGCAGCAGAACAGAAGGTCGGTGCGGTAGATGTTGTTAAGACTTTTGGTGAATATTTGAACGATGCACTGGAATCCGTTAATGCGCAGAAGCAAGCAGCAGATCTTCTGACGCAGCAATTTATTTTAGGTCAAATCTCTGATGTTCACAGCGTGACCATTGCAGCTGAGAAGGCTTCTATGGCCTTGGAACTTACGGTGCAGATTCGCAATAAGGTCATCGATGCTTATCAAGAGATCATGCGTATGCAGCTCTAA